Part of the Vicinamibacteria bacterium genome is shown below.
ATCGCTACCCCGGATTATAGGCGGCCCGGACCGGACCCGCGTCCCTCAAGGGGTCTCCAGGAGCCGCCGGGCGGCCGCGCTGTCGGGAAGGGCCTGGAGGACGCGGCGGGCCTCGGCCCGCGCTTCCGCCCCCCGCCCCAGCTTCATCAGCACGCCCGCCAGTTCGAGCCGCACCGTCGCGTCGTCGCGGCACCAGAGGGCCATGCGCAGCTCGCCCGCGGCTTTGTCGAGCTCGCTCTCGCTAAAGAGACGCGCGAGGAGCAGGTGGGCGCGGGCGCTGTAGGGATCGAGATAGGCCGCCCGGGTCAGCTCGGCCAGGGCACCCTCCCGCTCCCCGGCCTCCGCCAGCTTCTCCCCCCGGGCCGCGTAGGTGGCCGCCATCTCCGCGCCGCTGCGGCCCTCGCCCTCTCCGACCAGCGGGCGCTCGGAGGTGAGGATCCGCTCGAAGCGGCGGCTCGGGTCGGGGGCGGCCAAGGGCTCGTAGGACGGGCTCAGGGCGACCGCCATCCGCCACTCCTCGACCGCCTCCGCCTCGTGGTCGGCCTTGCGCAGGGCCCAGGAGAGCACCAGGTGGGCGGCGGCGTCGCCCGTCTCGCGGCGCGTCAGCCCGCGCAGCCAGAACGCGGCCGCCGCCGGCTCCCCCTCCAGGAACAGGGCCCAGGCCAAGTTGAAGGAGAGGTCGGGAAAGGCGAGGCCCTTCTCCAGGGCCTGCCGGAAGACCGCGGACGCGCGCGGGCTGGGCGCGCCCAGGCGGAGGAGGGCCACGCCCTGGTTGGAGAGGGCGGCCGCACTCGCCTCCTCGGCGACGAGGCCCTGGTAGAGGTCGGCCGCCTCCCGGTAGCGCCCCAGGTGCAAGAGAGCGGCGCCGCGGAGGAATCGTGCCGTGCGCGCGAGGGGCGATGTCGGGGCCACCCGCGCCAGGGTTTCCGCGGCCGCCGCGTCGTCGCGGGTTTCGATCTCCAGACGGCCGAGGGTGAGCCGGGCCTCGTCGTAGCCGGGGGCGAGGGCCAGCGCGCGCTTGACCCGCCTGAGGCGCAGGGCAGGGTCGGAAGCGGCCAGCCCCTGCGCGTAGGACCGGAAGGCTTCAAAGGGGACGCCCGCCCGCAGGGCAAGGAACTCTTCGCGGTTGCGGGAGGGCCGGGTGGGGCCAGAGAGGGCGATGTCCCAGGCCAGGCCCTGGATGAGGGCGGGCAGGGTCTCGAGGGGGCCCGAGGCCATCAGGGGCGCGCTCAGGGTCGCCCGCTCCACGTCCAAAAGCCGCAGGGCCAAGCGGACCACTCCCCCCTCGAGCTGGCAGGTGCCCACCACCAGGCGGGAAGCGCCCAGGGCCTCGGCCACACGGATGCTGGTGGCGCGGGTCAGGGTCAAGGGCGGGATCCCGAGCGCCTCCTGGGCGCGCAACCGGTCGGCGCGGTCCACGGCGGGGACGGCCAGCAGCCCGAGGGCGCGGGGGAGGACATCCGCCACCGCTTGGGCGACCCAGGCGGCGTCGGGCGTGCTCGGACCCTCCGGGGGCACGACCACCACCGCGCCGGACGCCGAGGAAGCGAGGGCCAGCGCGAGCAGTAAGTTCAAGCGGGCAGGTCGATCCGGGCGGGGGGCCGCACCCATGCGTGGGCCGCGAACTGCTTGCGGAGCTGGAAGCCGAGGGTGGTGTAGAGGCGGTGGGCGCGCACGTTGTCCACCGTCACGGAGAGGCTGGCCGTGGAAAGGCCCTGGGACCGAAAGGCGGCGAGCGCGCTCTTCACGAGCACGGTGCCCAGCCCCCGGGCCTGGGCCTCCGGCACGACCGAGACCTGGCAGACGTGCCCGTTGGTGTGGGAAAGGTGGCTGGCCAGGAGGACGCCGATGGGGCCCCGCGGTCCCTCGGCCAGAAAGGAGGCCTCGGGGTCGAAGCGTCCGCAGCCCGCCCGCAGCACCAGCGTCTCCACGAAGCCGCGGCAGAGGGGGGCCGTGGCGTAGGTGAGGTTGAGGGCCGCATCCAGGCTTCCCTGGTGGCTGCGGTGGATGATCTCGGCGGCCACGGGAAGGTCGTCCCGCCGTACTCCCCTCAGGTCAAAGTCGTGGGAGGGGGGCGGTCCCACATCGCGCAGGTCGCGGACCAGGTAGTGCCGAGCCCGGCTCCGGAAGCCGGCGGAAGCGAAACGGCCGTTGGCTCCGGGGGCGGTGGAGAAGAGGGTCTGGCATTCCACTCGGTCGTTGCCCGGCTGGGCCTTGGCCTCGGCGAGGACCCGGTCGAGCAGCCCCTCCTCGAGGCCCTGGCCGCGGAACGGCTCCGCGGCGAAGAGCGACCCCACGATGGCCCGTCCCCCGTCCACCATGTAGTAGCAGTAGGCGACCGCCCGCGGGCCGTCGTGCAGGACCTGTCCGGTCAGGGCCCGACGCTCGAGCCCGCTGGCGACGGCCGAGGAGACGTCCGAGAAGTCCCAGAGGAGTTCCCCGCCCCAGTGCTCGGTCTCTTCCTCCAGGAGCGGCCGGAGCTCCCGCGCCGAGACCTCATGGAGCGGGCGAGTGCGCACTGCGCCTCCGTCGCCTCTCTGCCTCCAGGAAGCCTCGCAGCCGCATTGCCGCCGCCGCGGGCATGCCCAGGAATCGGAGGCCGGCCAGGAATCCCGGGGCCTGCTCGGTCAGGGACGCCCCGTCCACGCACGCCTCCGCTACCTGGACCTTGACCGCGAAGGGGGCGGCGTCGATCCGGAGGCTGAGGTCGAGGACGGTCCCGGGCTCCAGGAGAGCGTCGCAGCGGACAAGACAACCGCTGAGGCTCAGGTCGATGACCGTCACCGGACGCGAGGAGCGGCCGGAGAGGGAGGCCTCGAGCTCGATGGAGAGCCGCGGCGACCGCCGCCGCATCCCCTCCTTGGCCTTCGCGCTGAACACCGGCCGGCCCTGGGTCATCTCGTAGCGCCTTCCATTCTAGGTCCGTGCGCGGCGGCCCTCAAGGCACTCTCGAACGCTCGACCCGAGCGCGACCCCGGGCACCGGTGGCGACCGAGCAGCGGATGCCCCCGGCGGCTCAGGTCCGAGTCGGCGTCCGCTCGTAGTAGCATAGCATCCGGACTCGCCCCCGACGGGAGTTCCCGCTAGTAGGCCGGACGCGAAGAGGGTGGAGCGGCGAGAACCCCAAAGACGTCTGGGCGGACCGTGAACGATGCCCGAGGACGCGGACACGATTGATCACCACGGGGCCCGCTGACGCCACGCCCACGCCCGCCGGGCGGTCGCAAGGGATCTCCTGGAGCGTGGGTTTTTTTGCCTTGAGCGGTGTCGCGGAGATCGCTCTCGGCTTGTGGGAAGCGCCCCGGCCGCTGGCTTTCTGGCCCGTCTGGGAGGCCCTCGGGCGCGGCCTGCTCTATTTCCTGCTGGCCGCGGGCCTCTGGCGGCGGTTGGCTCTCTGCCGCTCGATCGCCATGGTCTATTGCCTCGCGACGCTTGTGACTTACGGGGTGGTGCTCTGTCTCGCCCTCATTCGGGCGCCCGTCACCTTTCCAGCTTCGGTCGTGGTGGAGAGCCTGTTCCAGGTCCCCTCCTGCGCGATCCTCTTCCCCTACCTGCGGTCCCCCCGCGCCTCTCTTCTCTTCCCGAGACCGCTTTTCAGACCTTGACGTGACTTGTTCCGCCCCGCCCTCCGGCCTATAATCCGTGGCCTCAGAACCGTTTGGGGGGACTGTGGCCGGCACTGGGGTCGGGGTCAGGACGCGCGGGAACACGAGGCGGCCCGACCTCGCGGCCGCTAAGCGGCACCTCCCTGCCGTCGGCAAAGACTTCGTCCTCGACCTGGAGGAGAAGAGCCGCGCCATCCGCGATCCGGTCGAGAAGCTCCGCTACATCCGCGGCTCCCTCGCCCGTTACCAGGAGACCGACCGCCGGTTGCAAGCGGTCCGTTTTTCGCCTCTCCGCCGGCTGCTTTACCGGCTGTCTCCGCTCCACGGCATGCGCCACCTCCTGACCAACAATCCCTGGGGGGCGACGCCGGAGCCGGGCCCCCGACCCGTGCGGCGGAGCAAGGCCCCGGCCCTGGCTACCGCCCTCCTGGCCACGATCGCCGGGGTGAGCGCCACCGGTTATCACTTTTCGCGCCCGGCCGCGGCGGCGCCTGCGCTTCCGCCCGCCCCCGCCCTCCTCCCCGTGGCGGAGACCCTGCCCGCTCTGCCCGCGGGCGTGAGCCCGGCCGCCATCTGGATGGTGGAGAAGGGCGAGGGCTGGGAGCAGTACAGCAACGGCCTGCGCATCGACACCACCTTCGCGGTGGGGGGCGAGCCGCGGCGCTTCCGGGTCTTCGACCAGGCGAGCGGCATGCAAGAGACCGTTCAGACCACACCCGTGGGTATCCTGTTCCACACTTCGGAGAGCGACATTTGGCCGCTCGACGAGGCCCACAACGAGAGCCTGCGCACGAGCAGCCACGGCCTCCTCAAGTACTTGCAGCGGAACCGGGTCTACCACTACCTCATCGACCGCTTCGGCCGGGTGTTCCGGGTGGTGGAGGAAACGGACAAGGCCAACCACGCGGGCATGGCGGTCTGGAGCCAGGGGGACCGCCTCTTCCTCAGCCTGAACAACGCTTTCCTGGGAATATGCTTCGAGACCCGATGGGAAGGTGGACGGGCCCTGCCCATCACCCAAGCCCAGCTGGCGGCCGGGCGCAATCTCACTGACTACCTGCGCGGCCGCTGGTCCGTCGCCCCCGACATGTGCGTGGGCCACGGCCTGGCCAGCGTCAACCCGAAGAAGCACCTCATCGGTCACCACCTGGACTGGGCCCGGGGCTTCCCGTTCGAGGCCTTCGGCTTGCCTAACCAGTACCTCCGGCCCGCACCCAGCGTGGCCGTCTTCGGTTTCCAGTACGACGAGCAGTTCTTGGGCGTGATGGGCGAGCCTTGGGCGGGGGTTCGCGAGGCGGAGCAGACCCTCCTCGCGGAGGCCGCCACCAGGGGCAATACCGTGGAAGAACTCCGGCGGGAGAGACAGGACCTCTTCGACCGCTGGCTGGCGGAGCAGACCAAGGACCAGGAGGCGAGTTCCGCCCCGGTCGGACCCGGGGCCCAGAGCCCACCCGGCGAGGGCCGGCGTCCCGCCCGAGCGACGCCGGCGCGGGGACGCGCCACCATTCATGGAAGCGGAGGTTAAGAGCATGGCCGAGAACAAGGACCACCTGTGGAAGGTAGCGACGGAGGCGGCCCCGGAGCGGATCGAGGATCTGGTCAAGCCAGGCGCCAACCCGGTGGGGCTCGACGTGGGGACGAGCAAGGTGGTGGTGTCCCGCCGGCAAGCGCGGGAGGTCCAGTCCGCCTCCCAACTCAACGCCTTCTTGCCCGTGGCCTACACCCCGTTCACCGAGCGCACCCTCCAGCAGCAGAGCGACATCCACTACTTCCGGGACGGGGATGAGCTCGTGATCTACGGCACCGCCACCGAGCGCTTCGCGAACATGTTCAACGCCGAGGGCCGCCGGCCCATGGCCGACGGCTTGCTGAACCCCCGCGAGAAGCAGGCCATGCCGGTGCTGGAGGCCATCCTGGAGAGTCTGGTCCCCAAGGCGCGGACCGCGGGCGAGATCCTCGCCTTCTCGGTCCCCGCCCCCATCCCGGGCAAGGAGGCCGAGCTCACTTATCACGAGGCCACCCTCCGCCGCTATTTCCAGTCCCACGGCTATCGGGCCGTCCCCATCAACGAAGGCTTGGCCGTGATCTTCTCCGAGCTGGAAGACCAGAGCTTCACGGGGATCGGGATCTCCTGCGGGGGCGGGATGTGCAATGCCACCCTCGCTTACTTGTCGATCCCCTCCATCATGTTCAGCATCGCGAAGGGCGGGGACTTCATCGATCGGGCGGCGGGTTCGGTGGTGGACGAGCACGCCACCCGGGTCAAGGTGACGAAGGAGGAGAGCCTGGATCTGTCCCGTCCCCCCCGCGACAAGCTGGACAAGGCTCTCCACATCTACTACGAGGATCTGATGGAGACCCTGGTGGACGGCCTGCGCCGGGCCATCTCCCGGGCCGAGAAACTGCCCAAGACGGAGAGGCCGTTGCCCATCGTGCTCTCGGGAGGGACCGCGAAGCCGCGGGGTTTCAAGGAGCTCTTCGAGCGGACCCTCAAATCCCGGTCCCTTCCCATACAGGTCTCGGAGGTGCGCATGGCCTCCGATCCCCTGACCGCCACCGCCCGCGGGGCCTTGATTGCCGCCATGTACGAGAAGTGACGAGGGCGCCCCGGGGTTCGCCCGGGGCGGCCTGCCTCTAGAGTGACGGCCATGGGACGACGCGCCCCCCTCCTGGCCGGCTTGGTCCTGTTGCTCGCCGCGTCCCCGGCCTTCGCCGTCCGGGAGTGGTACGACTATTACCTCGAGGCGCGAGACCACCTCATTCCCGCCGGCCACTATCCGGAAGCCCTGAAGGCGCTGGAGGAGGCGCTGCGGCTCAAGCCCTCCTCGGTCCTGAACGAGCAGACCTACGGCCTGCAGTTCGTGGACTACCTGCCCCACTACTACATGGGTGTCTGCTACCTGCGAATGCGGGACTTCAAGACTTCCCTCGAGCATTTCAACCAGGAGGAGAGCCGGGGCGCCATCAAGAGAGTCGAGGCTTACAAGGACCTGCTGAAGCTTCGGGCCGAGGCCAGCAACGGCCAGGCCGAGGACATGGCCCGCCAAGCCCGGCAGGAGGCGGAACGGCTGCTCCGGGAGAGCGCGGAGCTGGCCAAAAAGCGCAGCCCCGAAGACGCCCTGGCCCGCCTCATCCAGGCCGAGCTCCTGGCCAAGAACCTGGACCCGGACCTCCAGCGCCGCGTCACGGAGGCACGGGAGAGGATCCGGGCCGATCAAAAGGAAGTCGCGGATGCGGCGGCCCGCGCCCGTCAGATCGAGCAGGGCCTGGCCGACGGGACCCGCCTGCTCTCGGAGGGCAAGGCGGGGGAGGCCCAGCTGGCCTTCGAAGCCGTGCTCCGCCTCGATGCCCGAAGCGGCCCCGCCCTCGAAGGCAAGAGAGTGGCCCAGGAGAAGATTCTCGCTTCCACCACGCGGGAGAAGCGGGCCCAGTCCTTCCGCGAGGGCAAGGCCTTGTTCGAAGGGGGCCAGTACGAGCCGGCCCTCGGCCCCTTGACGGACGCCGCCGCCGATCCCGGCAACCCCGACGCTCGTGACCTGCTCGACCGGGCCCAGAAGATCGTGGCCGGGATGCAGCGGCAGAAGGAGCTCAAGGTCGAGATCGACCGCCTCTTTGCCAAGGCCGAGCGCTTGTTGGCCGGGGGCAAATTCCCCGAGGCCGGAGTCGCCTTCGAGGACGTGCTGCGCCTCGACCCCGGCAACGTGAGGGCCAAGGAGCGGATGGGTCTGGCCGAGCGGCGGACGGGAGAGGCCCTCTTCGCGA
Proteins encoded:
- a CDS encoding tetratricopeptide repeat protein, whose amino-acid sequence is MNLLLALALASSASGAVVVVPPEGPSTPDAAWVAQAVADVLPRALGLLAVPAVDRADRLRAQEALGIPPLTLTRATSIRVAEALGASRLVVGTCQLEGGVVRLALRLLDVERATLSAPLMASGPLETLPALIQGLAWDIALSGPTRPSRNREEFLALRAGVPFEAFRSYAQGLAASDPALRLRRVKRALALAPGYDEARLTLGRLEIETRDDAAAAETLARVAPTSPLARTARFLRGAALLHLGRYREAADLYQGLVAEEASAAALSNQGVALLRLGAPSPRASAVFRQALEKGLAFPDLSFNLAWALFLEGEPAAAAFWLRGLTRRETGDAAAHLVLSWALRKADHEAEAVEEWRMAVALSPSYEPLAAPDPSRRFERILTSERPLVGEGEGRSGAEMAATYAARGEKLAEAGEREGALAELTRAAYLDPYSARAHLLLARLFSESELDKAAGELRMALWCRDDATVRLELAGVLMKLGRGAEARAEARRVLQALPDSAAARRLLETP
- a CDS encoding GNAT family N-acetyltransferase, with translation MRTRPLHEVSARELRPLLEEETEHWGGELLWDFSDVSSAVASGLERRALTGQVLHDGPRAVAYCYYMVDGGRAIVGSLFAAEPFRGQGLEEGLLDRVLAEAKAQPGNDRVECQTLFSTAPGANGRFASAGFRSRARHYLVRDLRDVGPPPSHDFDLRGVRRDDLPVAAEIIHRSHQGSLDAALNLTYATAPLCRGFVETLVLRAGCGRFDPEASFLAEGPRGPIGVLLASHLSHTNGHVCQVSVVPEAQARGLGTVLVKSALAAFRSQGLSTASLSVTVDNVRAHRLYTTLGFQLRKQFAAHAWVRPPARIDLPA
- a CDS encoding PilZ domain-containing protein; protein product: MTQGRPVFSAKAKEGMRRRSPRLSIELEASLSGRSSRPVTVIDLSLSGCLVRCDALLEPGTVLDLSLRIDAAPFAVKVQVAEACVDGASLTEQAPGFLAGLRFLGMPAAAAMRLRGFLEAERRRRRSAHSPAP
- a CDS encoding peptidoglycan recognition family protein → MAGTGVGVRTRGNTRRPDLAAAKRHLPAVGKDFVLDLEEKSRAIRDPVEKLRYIRGSLARYQETDRRLQAVRFSPLRRLLYRLSPLHGMRHLLTNNPWGATPEPGPRPVRRSKAPALATALLATIAGVSATGYHFSRPAAAAPALPPAPALLPVAETLPALPAGVSPAAIWMVEKGEGWEQYSNGLRIDTTFAVGGEPRRFRVFDQASGMQETVQTTPVGILFHTSESDIWPLDEAHNESLRTSSHGLLKYLQRNRVYHYLIDRFGRVFRVVEETDKANHAGMAVWSQGDRLFLSLNNAFLGICFETRWEGGRALPITQAQLAAGRNLTDYLRGRWSVAPDMCVGHGLASVNPKKHLIGHHLDWARGFPFEAFGLPNQYLRPAPSVAVFGFQYDEQFLGVMGEPWAGVREAEQTLLAEAATRGNTVEELRRERQDLFDRWLAEQTKDQEASSAPVGPGAQSPPGEGRRPARATPARGRATIHGSGG
- a CDS encoding cell division protein FtsA, whose translation is MAENKDHLWKVATEAAPERIEDLVKPGANPVGLDVGTSKVVVSRRQAREVQSASQLNAFLPVAYTPFTERTLQQQSDIHYFRDGDELVIYGTATERFANMFNAEGRRPMADGLLNPREKQAMPVLEAILESLVPKARTAGEILAFSVPAPIPGKEAELTYHEATLRRYFQSHGYRAVPINEGLAVIFSELEDQSFTGIGISCGGGMCNATLAYLSIPSIMFSIAKGGDFIDRAAGSVVDEHATRVKVTKEESLDLSRPPRDKLDKALHIYYEDLMETLVDGLRRAISRAEKLPKTERPLPIVLSGGTAKPRGFKELFERTLKSRSLPIQVSEVRMASDPLTATARGALIAAMYEK